Genomic DNA from Lutibacter sp. A80:
CTCTTGTTGTATTTTAGGTAAATCTAATTCATTAATATCTGAAGGTTTTTCAGATGCTGGAATTTCACCAACACAAACCACAATATAATCTGCATTTTTTGTTTTAGAAACTGCTACATCTGAATTGATATCATCTAAATAATCTGTACCTGCTACAAACTCCACATTTTTGGCTCCAACTTGTTTTTTTACAGCATCTAAAATTGTAAGTTTAGTTGGATCGTTATATTTAGTTTCTCTACCTAAAAATGAACGAGACCAAGCACCATTTAACATATTTATTGAATTTGCCGCATAACCGGTTACCAATATTTTTTTGGTGGAAGACAGCGGTAAAATTTCATTTTTATTTTTTAATAAAGTTATTGCTTCACTTGCTGTTTTATAATTGGCTGCTATATGTTTTTCACTTCCAAATTCGGGATACTCATTTGGGTTGTTATAAGGCGTTTCAAAAAGATTTAAGTAAAATTTTAATCTTAAAATTCGGGTTACAGCATCATTCACTCTTTCTATTGAAATTTCACCAGTTTCTACTAATTCAACAATAAAATCTACAACATCTATATCATACGGATTCATTAATAAATCAATTCCAGAATTTACCGCTAATTTTGTAGCTTCTCGTTTATCTTTAGCTGATGCATGTGCCTCAACTAAAAATTCAACATCACTAAAATCTGAAATCACCACACCTTTATAATCCATTTCACCTTTTAAAATATCTGTGATATAATAAGTGTTTAAATGACAAGGAATTCCATTTACAGCATTTGAACTAATCATTATTCCCATTGCTCCGCCTTTAACGGCTTTTTCAAAAGGAGGTAAAAAATATTGACGTAAACTGTTTTCTGGAATAATAGCATTTGCTCTATCTTTCCCATTTCTACCTGCTCCATAACCCACAAAATGTTTTACACAAACAGCAGTACTTGTTGAGTTTTCTAAGCCCTTTTCTTGCGATCCTTGAATGTATGCATTTGTCATTTCTGAAATTAAATACGGATCTTCACCAAAGCTCTCTCCAATTCTACCCCAAAGTGGGTTTGTTGCAACATCTGCATTTGGATTAAAATTCCAAGGTAATGAGGCTGCTCTGGACTCATAAGAAGTTATTTCACCACCAATTCTAGAAAGCTCTGTATTCCAAGTAGCTGCAACAGCAATTTGATGTGGAAACATAACAGATCCATTTACATAATTTGCTCCGTGAATATTATCAATACCATATAAAATAGGGATTCCTAAACGCGATTTTTGCATTGCAGAATCTTGAATTGTTTTTACTATTTGATACCAAACTTCTTTTTCTGGTATAAACCCTGGTGTATTATGAATAGATCCTATTGCATAATCAACTATAAATTTTTTGAATTTATCTTTATTAAAATCAGCACTATCTTTTGGTTCCCAATAACCTCCTTTTAAAATTGCAGGTAAGCCAATATTTAGCATTTGACCGGCCTTTTCTTTTAAAGTCATTTTTGCTAAAATATTTGTTATTTTAGTTTCTATTTCAGCTTTTTTTACAGTCTCACTCTTTACATCTGTACTTGCAATTTGTTTATCTTTTGAACAAGATAAAAGTACCAAAGCTATTACTATTAACTGTGCTATTCTTTTCATTTTGAAATACATTAATTGCTATATTATTTTAATCTACTTTAAAACTCAATCCTTTTGTATATCCTTTATTAACAAAGTTATTTTTATAAAGGCTGTTTTCTAAGTATTGATTTAATGCGTTTTGAACTTTTAAAATATCAGGTCTATTTTCTCTAATTTTAGCAAAAGATGAACGATCACTTTCTGCATATTCTATAATTAAATGATAATCTTCTGGTTGATTAAAATTCATAATTCCTTTAGGGTTATTCATTTTTTTATAAGGCCAAAAGCACCAATTAACTTCATTTTTATCTAACAAAGTTCTAAAATCATTAACCCATTCATCAGTATTTTCTCCAGTTTCTCCAATATAAATTGGCACCTGATGTTTATCTCTAAAATCTATATAATCTTGAATTTCTTCTTGCTTCACATCAAACCAATATTTATGAAATTCGTACACAACATTAGAATCAACTAACTCTTCAAAAACATCAAAATTGGTACTCCATACAGATCCATTTAAAAATATTGTATGTTTTGCATCTACCTCCCTAATTTCTTTGATAATACGACTATACAATAAAAACAACTGATGGTTTAAATTGTCCAATTCATCTTCAAAATAATGTGCAATTGGCTCATTTACTAGATCGTAACCAATAATTACAGGTTCATTTTTGTAACGTTCTGCAATTTTCACCCAAATTTCGGTCATTAAGTCTTGAGAAGATTTACTTTTAAACAAATAAGGATATCCATAGCTATCGTCTATATTATCACCAGTTTGACCACCTGGAGCACAATGCATATCTAACAAAATATACAATTGCTCTTCTCTACACCAATCTATCAATCTATCAAAATACTTAAAACCAGCATTTCTTTCTCCCATATATAAATCGTCTGTAAACATTTTATAATGAAAAGGTAAACGCAAGTGGTTTACACCAATACTTTTTAAATATTTTATATCATTATGAGTTATATAATTATTTAAAAAACCTTTCCAAAAAACCTGTAAACTATCTGGACCGACTAATTCGTATAATAATTCATCAATTTTTCGAGGCGCATTTACTTGTCCCATTTTAAACATATAACCTTCTGGAACTAACCAATTACCTAAATTTGTACCTTTTAGGGTTATTTCGTTTCCTTGATCATCTACTAATTTTGTCCCTTTGGTTTTTACAAAGTTTAACGTATGCTCTATTGGTTTTTCAGTTTTTTCAGGAATATTTTCTTTACAAGAAAACATAGTTATTATTAATACTATTATAGCAATGAGGGGTAAGTATTGTTTCATATGTATATTTTATTATAACGATCACATCTGTTCGCTATCGATTATTTATGTAGCCTATTTAAGCATTTTTAGAATGCTAAACTTTTAAACAGGCTCGCTTTATTCTAATTATTTTATATTCTAAGTTTATTGATCTATTTTAAAATTAAAAAAACATGTATTTTTTTAACAATACCAGTTCTATTAAAAACATCTTGACTCAGTTTCTCATCTAATTCGAGAGTATCACTAGTTAGCACAGTACCATCTTTTAATTCAACATTTATGCTGTTTTTATTCGCTAATTCATAAATTATTGGCACCTGACAATAAGTAAAACACAATGATTTTTTTGGCAATGCAACTTCTTGTTCTTGTTGTGTTACATCTAAATATTTAAATTCACTTTCTACACTTAAAAACTCTTTCTTATTTAAAAGATCTGCTTTAAATTGCAGTTTTCCTTCATTAACAACAACACCTAATTCTCCAAACCT
This window encodes:
- a CDS encoding glycoside hydrolase family 5 protein, with the translated sequence MKQYLPLIAIIVLIITMFSCKENIPEKTEKPIEHTLNFVKTKGTKLVDDQGNEITLKGTNLGNWLVPEGYMFKMGQVNAPRKIDELLYELVGPDSLQVFWKGFLNNYITHNDIKYLKSIGVNHLRLPFHYKMFTDDLYMGERNAGFKYFDRLIDWCREEQLYILLDMHCAPGGQTGDNIDDSYGYPYLFKSKSSQDLMTEIWVKIAERYKNEPVIIGYDLVNEPIAHYFEDELDNLNHQLFLLYSRIIKEIREVDAKHTIFLNGSVWSTNFDVFEELVDSNVVYEFHKYWFDVKQEEIQDYIDFRDKHQVPIYIGETGENTDEWVNDFRTLLDKNEVNWCFWPYKKMNNPKGIMNFNQPEDYHLIIEYAESDRSSFAKIRENRPDILKVQNALNQYLENSLYKNNFVNKGYTKGLSFKVD
- a CDS encoding glycoside hydrolase family 3 N-terminal domain-containing protein, which codes for MKRIAQLIVIALVLLSCSKDKQIASTDVKSETVKKAEIETKITNILAKMTLKEKAGQMLNIGLPAILKGGYWEPKDSADFNKDKFKKFIVDYAIGSIHNTPGFIPEKEVWYQIVKTIQDSAMQKSRLGIPILYGIDNIHGANYVNGSVMFPHQIAVAATWNTELSRIGGEITSYESRAASLPWNFNPNADVATNPLWGRIGESFGEDPYLISEMTNAYIQGSQEKGLENSTSTAVCVKHFVGYGAGRNGKDRANAIIPENSLRQYFLPPFEKAVKGGAMGIMISSNAVNGIPCHLNTYYITDILKGEMDYKGVVISDFSDVEFLVEAHASAKDKREATKLAVNSGIDLLMNPYDIDVVDFIVELVETGEISIERVNDAVTRILRLKFYLNLFETPYNNPNEYPEFGSEKHIAANYKTASEAITLLKNKNEILPLSSTKKILVTGYAANSINMLNGAWSRSFLGRETKYNDPTKLTILDAVKKQVGAKNVEFVAGTDYLDDINSDVAVSKTKNADYIVVCVGEIPASEKPSDINELDLPKIQQELVKKLAKTGKPIILVLVQGRPRIIKDIEPLVDGILMAYLPGQEGGRAISDIIFGDVNPSGKLPYTYPKYTGNILPYYYKKADIRDISWGYDGFYPQFEFGFGLSYTTFEYSNLSIDKDTLSNSEEFKVSVTVENTGDRAGNEAVEVFVKDVVATVSPDAKKLIRFNKINLKAGEAKTVEFKLTTKDLESIGIDNNWVIEPGEFEILVGGNPQELLKHKIYYKN